DNA from Thalassoroseus pseudoceratinae:
ACAACACGGTTGAGAACATTCGACAGTTATTCGCAGCAGCGAAGGAGATGGATGTCCCGCTCGTCATCAGTCCTCATTACTACTACCCGCAAGATCACCGTTGGCACTTCGAAGGTGCGTTAGAGAAGTTGATGCACGACATTCACATGTTTGACCGGCCAGCCGCACTTGACCTAACAAATTTCGTCGGGTCGGGAGCCGATTGGCTCAAGCAATACAAACCGTACATCAATGATGGAGAAACCATCATCACAAGCCCGCACAAGGTCTATGGCCCCGAATCCAATGATCTTGTTTTGCAATTGCGAAAACGGGGAATCACTCAAGTTATCCTCGCGGGCATGTCCGCCAATCTGTGTGTGGAATCCCATCTTCGAGAGCTGTTGGAGCAAGGCTTTGAAGTCGCAGTCGTTGGCGATGCAACGGCGGCGGCTCAAATCCCCGGCTACGACGGATATGCCGCAGCGATCACGAATTTCCGCTTCCTCGCAAGTGACGTGTGGAGCACGACGGAAGCCATCGACCGGTTGTTGAATCTTTCGAAACCGGTTGAAGTCTGCCAGACAGTTTGAACGAACTCTGCAAAAAATCGTCGCAGACACTTGAACAGTGAACCAAACTGCTGAACTTCTCAATCAGGTTTCTTACAAGGAGACGAAAGTATGACAATGCCTTACAAGGTGACGCTGACTCTACTGAGCATGATTCCCTGGATGACTTCTGCAAATCTAGACGCATCCGAACCGACAATTCCGCAAGTCTATTATCGAACAGTCCAAGTCGATGGGCTGGAGATTTTCTATCGGGAGGCGGGCGATAAGGATGCCCCGACGGTCTTGCTGTTGCATGGATTCCCCACATCCTCGCACATGTTTCGCAATCTCATACCAAGGTTGGCAGACAAGTATCATGTCGTGGCTCCCGACTATCCCGGCTTCGGGTACAGCTCGGCTCCCACGGTGGATCAGTTCGAGTACACATTCGACAACCTCGCGAAAGTGATCGAGGAATTCACGGTAAAGATCGAGCTAACAACCTATGCCATTTATTTAATGGACTATGGAGCCCCCGTCGGCTTTCGACTGGCAGTCAGACATCCGGAGCGGGTGACATCGCTGATCATTCAGAACGGGAACGCTTATGACGAAGGGCTCGACAACGAGTTTTGGGTGCCGATCAAAGCGTACTGGAAAAACCGAACTCCAGTCCAAGGCGACAAACTGCGATCCTTCCTCACACTCGACGCAACGAAGTGGCAATACACGCATGGCGTCCGCAACGTTGAAACGATTAGCCCTGACACCTGGGGACACGTGCAACCATTCTTGGACCGTCCCGGTAACCAAGAAATTCAGTTGGCCCTATTCTATAGTTACGGTAGCAACCCGCCGCTGTACCCGAAGTGGCAAGCATACCTTCGCAGGTTCCAGCCGCCGACACTGATCGTGTGGGGCAAGAATGATGAAATATTCCCAGCGGCAGGCGCGTATCCCTACAAACGCGATCTGAAAAACCTGCAGTTCCACCTACTCGATACCGGCCACTTTGCCCTTGAGGAAGACGGCGAGAAAATCGCCAGATTGATGCGAGCGTTCCTCCAAAATCAATCGAGGAAATAACAACTCAAGTTTTTTCCACCACACATATACAGACCAGTCTAACCATAGCCACTTCAGTCAAATGTGGTAGCCAAAGACGGAGTGACTATTTAAGTCCACCAAGAAACAGAACACCGTAGCCCAATCGAGAAAGAGTATCATGTCGAATCTAAGCCCCCCATTTACTGAAGAAACAGCGTTGGCCAAAGTTCGGGCAGCCGAAGACGCTTGGAACAGTCGCGATCCGCAGCGGGTCGCGCTCGCCTATTCGGAAAACTCCGAGTGGCGAAACCGTGGTCAGTTTCTTCAAGGACGTGATGCGATCCGTGAGTTCTTGACGACCAAATGGAATCATGAACTCGATTATCGACTCACAAAGTCTCTTTGGAGCTTTACCGAAAATCGAATCGCTGTTCGCTTCCAGTACGAATACCACAACGAAGCAGGACAATGGTTTCGAGCCTACGGAAATGAGCTTTGGGAGTTTGACGACAATGGTCTGATGCGTCGCCGTGAGGCCAGCATCAATGACCGTCCAATCCAAGAAAGTGAACGCAAATTCGATTGGCCCGCTCCAGGTCCACGTCCTGCTGAAGAACCGGGGATTCCAGCGATTCAGTAACGAGTTCTCTGCCAGCCCATAGCAACATTTCGCACATGGATGGTCCCCAATGGCGGAACGCAACACAGGCCCAGGGCTCTAAGCGCTGGGCCTGTCACTATGACTTGTTGTTGATCTGGATGCCGAAGTCAGAGAAGCACAGTCAAGAGACTGCAATCACAGTGACGACGTATCCTTATATCATCACTTGCAGCTAGTCACTTGATCGCTTTGTTCCCATAGCCCGCCCAGACCCACTCGATCGCATGAGGGAGAAACTGTTCCTTCGCGTTCCGGATACCGTGTCCCGAATTGCGACAAAACACATACTGATATTCGTATCCTTTGTCTTTCAGAACTTTCGCCATGCGATGGTTCGCTTCGACCCAATCGTGCATTCCATCACGCATGACATTCGGATTCAGGAGATCCCGATCGCCAACAGAAATGAAAATGCGAATCGGCTTTTTAGGAGTTTTGGGTATTAAAGTTTTGTGAAATCCCCAGGCCCCATCGGGGTACATCGGATCGAAAGGCCATGCTTGATTCACAAAGGTCCCCGAGGTTGTAAGCACGCGTCGATACAGATCAGGTCGAAACCAGGCCATGATCAGTGCTGCCGACCCACCTGAACTCGACCCCATGGCCGCACGCCCTTCGGGATCTTTGGTGAGTTTGACGTTGCAATTTTTCTCAACCCTTGGCAGGACTTCTGTTTCTATGTACTCAGCAAAAAGCCCAGACATATTGTCGTACTCTTTGCCCCGCTGATGACCTTGAGCGTCGCCCCCGCCGTTGGCAATTTGGATCAGAATGATCGGCGGAATCCGCTTCTGTGCAATGAGGTTATCGAGGATTCGCGGTAGTGTCATGTTCGGGCGTCCCTTGGGGCCGTCATGAACGACCATAAAGGGCGCCGGCGTGTCACGCTGGTACTGTGCCGGGATATAGACTGTGATTTGCCGTCGATAGTCGATTGGGTGTGTATCGACGATCAACGTTTTCGGGTTCTCCGGATCAACAGTCCCAAACTTTCTCCGCGCGATTCCTGGGTTATAGATCTTTGTTTCTTTCGAGTCGATTTTGAACTGCTGAACCGTGCCCTGTGGAACGCCAGCGACAGCCTTCCGTTCGGGTGCTGGAATGTACTTCGGCCCAATCACAAAGTTTCCATAGACATTGAGCGGAGGAGACTCACCTGGGCTCAGGACTTCGAATTCGGGAGCCGACGGATCATCGTAATGTCGGACCGGCGGTGCAGCCGAGATCGCTGATGTCGTCGACACGAGGAGAAAGATGAGCCGCATTGAGATGGTTCGATTCATAGAGTTGGTCTACCAAAGTATTGATGGGAGTGTCTGCGAATGCTGATCGATGTTCAAAAGACAGCTACGGGATAAGATCCTGGGCTTTCAGCCATCGAATTGATCCCTTTTGCCACGCATCCCACATTGGTCCGCGATATCCGTTCAGTCCATGGCCGCCCGAGGGCAATTTGAGGTATTCGGTGGGAACTTGGTGCTCTCGCAGAGCCTCGTGAAACAGACGACTATTGTCAGGAACGACGACTTTATCATCCAAAGCGTGAGCCAAATACGTGGGAGGAGTCTGCTTGTTGACTTGCATTTCATTGGAGAAAAGTCGAACCATCTTGTCCGTTGGCATCCGTCCCAACAGGTTCCGTTTCGATCCTTGATGAGTTTTGTCGCTCATTGAAATTACTGGGTAGACTAAGATCATAAAATCGGGTCGGCAACTTTCTCGCTCAATCGGTTCCTGGCTATTGGGGTCACCAGCATCAAAGTGAGTACCGGCTGTAGATGCCAAGTGTCCGCCAGCCGAGAAGCCAATGACTCCGATACGTTTTGTATTCAACCCCCACTTTGAGGCATTCGCGCGGGTCAGTCGAATGGCGCGTTGGACATCGCGCAGTGGTACAAAGGGGCGTCCCTTGGGTAACTCATACTCTAACACAATTCCCGTGATGCCGTGACGATTGAGCCACTTTGCAATTCCGTGTCCTTCGCCCCCCGTCACAAGTCCGCGATAGCCACCACCGGGGCAAATCACAATCGCGGTTCCATTGGGTTTGGAGGGGCGATGAACTGTTAGTTTCCCTTCGCTCTTTGGCGGTTTTTGAGTCCACAATGGCGGTTTCATGGTCTTGGAAGAACCTTCGTCCGCGAACGTTTCGTTGACTGCCCCAACAACTAGCAACACCACACCACACAGCAACTGCGTTTTGACTTGTTTTGAGAGTTTTACTAGGTCAATCATGAGCGACGCCTTTATTGTTTTAGTTCGGTACGACAGGTCTGATGTTTGCCTTGATTTTAGACGATGTTACGGTTGGCCAATGATTGGCTCAATCATCGTTTTGTATCGCTGTTTTAGCGATGGAAGAGTATGTTGACGAAGTGCTAGCATTTCCTTGTTCGAAAGGACTAGCTTTTTCTCCGATATGAGCGTGACCAACGACTTGGCGCGTCGATCAGTTCGTAATAACGCTTCGATCGCCAATTGGCGGTTTCTTCCCTCAAGGTGAGCGAGAGCACTAGCAAGTAACTCCGTCGCAGTATCGGTGTCGATGTCGGCTAAGCCACTGACGGCACCCATTTGCAATTCGCGGGAACTGTTCAAGTATTTTTTCAGCTCGACGATCGCATCATCAGGTTCAAGCAGTGCAATCATCCGGAGGGCATCGTAGCGTGTTCCAGAGCGAACTTGCTCATCGTGGGCCATTTTGACGGCTTTGTCTAAGGCTTCCGGCCAAGCTGCTTTGACAGCTGGCAAGCCTTGCAGAATTTCGTCGATTCGTTGATCGGGCCAGAGTCCGATTTGCGTGGCTCCATTAATCAGACCACCGCCGATAACGACGGCCTGCCAGTCTTCGAGAGGATGGCCGGCTTTCGGAACGCTGATTTCCAAGAGATCACGAATCTCGCCACCATCGTTCCGTTTGGCGACCGCGATCGAGACACGCCAAATCCACGGAATTCGACGATACTGTTCCTTCATGTCTTTGGGATCGAGATCGGCCGTCAGTATCCCAATGATCGCCGGTCCCATGCCAGGCCTTTGGTCGATCGCTTGCTGACGCCGTTCGACGGATTGCGTCTCGTCCAACAGGAACGGTGCGATTTCCGGTGCCCGTCTCGGAAGTGGAGTTTCTGTGATGTCGCTCGCGGCGAAACGTGGAGCTTGACCAACCGGAACGAGACGAATCTCACGAAGGTCGAACAGGGCCTGCTCAACAGGTTCCGCCGCTCGCATGATGATTGAATGACGCCCTGCGGTGAGAGTCGTGCGTCCAATTTTTGGTTGACGATACCGATCCCAACCGCCCGTGCTAGCAACCTTCCCGACAATCGGATTCGGTAGACCGTCCACACGAAATGAATTCCCAGCGGCAGAACCCACGCAGGCGAAATTCAGATAGACGTCGTACTCGCCCGGCTTTGGCAGGTCGATCTGCCAAACGGCCGAGTCTCCCTGATCGTGCCAGTATCCGATGTTGGAGAAATCCGTCTCGAAGGTAATGTCTTTCCCACGGATTTCGGCAACGGTTGCGGTGAGTTTTAGTACGCCATCGTCATCAGGACGAACAACCTGAGGCTGATTGCCGGGCAGACGTTTGGCCGGCTGCTGAAAACTCCCTAAGTAGGCGATTACGTCGCTTAAGTCGTGACTGGACAGGTCTCGTTCCAGGCCTTCCGGCATGAGCGATTTTTGCGAAGATTGCATTACCTCGATCTCGTCGCGTGCTATCGAATGCTCTTTGCCGCCGGACTCTCGCAACCGCACACTTGTGGATGACTCGTCGACGAGGAGTCCAGCAGTGACGCGTCCGTCGGTCGTCGCGATCGTCCATGAAAGATATCGGGCATCGACCTGTTGATTCGGATCAAGTATCGCCGCGAGCAACCATGCCGGATCACGAACGGTCAGTGCCTGCAGGTTTGGACCGACTGCGTGTCCATAATCCTCGAGTCGATGACAGGACGCACAATGCTTTCGGAACTTCGTGCGACCATGCTCGACGTTACCGGGCTTGAGTGATGACAGCATCTCTTTCACAATCTCCGCCCGGTTCGATTGCCCAGACGCCCCCAAAGCCTTTTCGGCTTGTGATCGTTGTTCGACGGCAATTCGCGAGAGCAGTTTCTCACGGCGGTTGGCATCGAATCGATCAGCGCGGACCGTTCCCGTTTCCAACGCTTTCACCAACACTGCGGGACCATTTTTTTGATTCAACATGGTGTCGATGATTGCGAAACGGATGTCATTCCCGAGCGAGGCGTAGGCTCGCATCAGCAATTTCGGCATGTCTTCCGCACCGGTCGCGACGACCGCGGTCAAGGCGTCTCTCTGCAGTTTGGCTGGGTACCGAGGGGAAAGAAATCGAGCCAAATAAGAGGCCCGTTTGTTGGCAGAGAATCGGTTGGAGATGCTGCTGGCTTCTACGGCGGATTTCGAAAAACTGCCGAATTGTCGACCGAGCAATTTGAAAGCCGCTTCGTACTTCTCCGATGTTTCGTTCGTGGCTCTTACAGTGGCCAGAGCATTCTGAAAGAGTTTCTGAATCTGCTCGACCTTGGCGAGTTCTTCCGGCATGTGGTCTTGGGCGGATCGGCGGTCCGTTGCAGTGAGAACCGTGATCCACAATTCTGCGGCTGTCTTTGTGGGCAGTGGTTCGACAGTGGGGAGATGCTTGGTGAACACGGCGTGAAGAGTATCAGCATCCCCAAATTGCACAGCGAGCTCGAGGAGTTTCTTCCATGATGCGGAGTCATGGTTCGAGGTGGGCAAGTCCGTGAAGGCTTGTAGGACCTGTTGAATGTTCTTTGACGAAACAGAATTCAACGCCGCACTGCGGACATAGGTGCTGCTCTCAGCACCGCTCGCCAGACGGGCAATTGCCGCCGAGAACTCCGGGCTGTGTCCCGCTCCCAAGGAGAAGGCCACCTGGCGCCGCAGCCGCATGTCTTTGTGATCAGCCAACGCAACAACCGCTGTGCGTAGTTCCGCTGATTCATCGAGGAACTGCTCACTCAGCTCCACCGCGAACCGCTGGACATCGGGCGAACTCGTTCCCAGACCTCGCAGAACATCGTCCGCGGTGAGTTGGTTTAATCCCTTGAGAACGGAAAGAGCTTGCAGTTGTGCTGCCGGATGTTCTGAATTTTTGATGATCTCGCGAATGCTTGCAGCCGCGTCGGTCGCGTTTTGCCAGAGAAGTTTTTGGTGGACGAGATCCCGCAGGGTTCCGTTCGATGAGTCCAACCGTTTAGCGAGTTCCGTCGTTGACAATCTCTGAAGATCCGGAAGGACGCTGGCAGTTTTGGTTGTGTTATCCGTCGTGGATGCCGTCCCGCGTGGCAAGACGCGATAGATTCGCCCTCGTCCTTGACCGGCATAGACATCGAGTTCGTCGCGAGTGGACTGCGGAATCCAGCGGGAGTGTTCAATCACAAAGCGATACATATCGACGACCCACAAGGCTCCATCAGGGCCGGTTCGAGCTTGCACCGGTCGAAACCAACGATCGTTCGAACTCAGAAATTCGCGATCTTCTTCACTCTCGCCCCGTGTCCCTGAGAAAACCGGATTGCCTTCTCGAAAATCAATGCGATGCACCGATTGGTGAACCGGCTCGCAGGTGAAGGCGTCGTTAAGAAATTCTTTCCCCAGCAGTGTGTCGCGATAGATTCCTAACCCACAGGCCGATGTTGCTCGGCCCGGTGCTCCGGACAACGCAAACCGAACCAGATTCTCCGGTGGCAGCAGCTGGTGGGCTTCCTCTGCGATTCGGACAACAGGCACCGCCGCCGGTGACGCCAACGGGTTACGGGCTTGGTACTTTTCATCCGATGGGATCGGTCGCAAGAGAGTGCCGTTGGAGCACCCAAACCAATCTCCCCAGTCGTTACGACATCGGCCTTGCTGTGTTCGCCCATTGACCGGCTGAATAATTCCCTCGTCCGGTTTGATTCGGAAGTCGCGATTTCGGCAATCGACGGTTTTTCCAGTCTGTGGGTTCGTAATGAGACCACCGAACAGCCCGGACGCACCGTACACCCAATTATCCAGTCCCAGCCGCAAACTATTGACTCTCGCCTGAGCATTGCGGACTTCGAAGCCGGTGAACAGTTGCGTGACTTTGTCGGCTTGGCCGTCGCCGTTTGTGTCTTGAGCGTAGAGAATGTCGGGAGCATCGCAAATCAACACGCCTTCCCGCCAGACTTTCACATCGGTCGGGAAGCGGAGTCCATCGACGAACGTTTTGGCGACCTCGAAGAAACCGTCGCCATCGGCGTCGCGAAGACGACGAATCCGACCTTGCTGTTGGAAGTTTTCATACACATCGCGACCGTAGTCGTTCATCTCAGCCACCCACAGGCTGCCATCGGGTCCGAAATCAATGGCGACCGGATCGGAAATGGCTGGTTCAGCGGCCGCCAGTACCACTTGCAAATCCGCGGCGACTTGCATGGTTTTCAGCGATTCTTCCGGCGACTTCGGTGCGATCCCGCGTGTACCGGCTGCGACCGAGAACGATCTTGGAATCTGACGGTGAACTTCTTCGACAATCTGATCTTCCAACCCAGCTTTCAATGTGTTCGGCAATGCAAAGTATGGGACTTCGCCACCACCACCATAACCGCCCTCTTCGAGCAAACGCTCGGACGGAATGTAACAACAAAAGTCGTTGCTATACGTGTTCAGCCAGAACCGATCGTGATCGAACTCGCTCTTGAGCCGTTTCGCATAATCAACGCACACCTCACCTGCGAGAAAGGTCATACAAAAGCTGTCGCCAAACGTCCAAGTTTGGATGGGGTAATCAATTTCCGTGAGTAAAGACTCGCCCCGATCCAGCCGTTGTAACTGCGTTTGGGCGTTGTAACGGTCTGTCGGACGCCCCTTCTGCGTTTGGGCAACGAGTTCCTCTCGTGTTGGCGGCGGATTCAGAGGGAGTTTGATCCGGCGATAGACCGCCGTTGCAGGACCGGAGATGCGGGTCAACTTGCCAGAGAGTAGCCGTTCCACTTCCGTTGCGATCTCGACCCCTTGGCCTTCCGCAACCTGCACGTTATCGCCGGTGACGCCCGAGATCGGATTTTGATCCGAACCGGCTCCAATGGAAACCATCGCAACGCAATCGGGAAATCGTCGTTCGATCATGGCCGCCGCGTAACCGGCCCAATCCCCGCTGATCTGATTGAACGATAACGTCACACAATGGCAGGCGTACGAAACGTAGATCGCCCGCGGCTGGCCGGACTTCAGATCACGCACAACCAACATCGGTAAGTCATGGTCGGTTGGCCCGCCAACGGTTCGGCGATTTTTGGCGAAATGCGCACTTCCGGTTGCCCGTTCCAAGTGGGCCGGTCGCATGGAATCCAAAGCTTGCCGAGCCGCTTTAGTGATCGAATTCGTTAATTCCTTAGTGTACCGATCAATGTGTTTTTGGTGGCTTTCAGGAATCGCTTGGCTGAAAATGTTATCACATGCGCCATTGACTTTCGGCGTGCAATGGGAATGGGTGAACGTAATCACCAAGTTCTCGGCGGGTACCCCGTGAGACTTCTTCAACTCTTGTGCGACTCGGTCACGCATCGACTGCCGAATACCGAGACTATCCAATGTAACCAAGACCAATGGCGATTTGGCAGAAGGCGAGTCCGAATGCTCGGCGATCGCCAACGCTTTGGCATAAATCGGCTGAGAGACGCCTTCGGACTCCTCCCGACGATTGCCAAATCCGTTGAGTCGAATCGGGTACGTGGGAGTGATATCGACCGCGGAAACGCCGACATCATAAACGTCGCCCCCGACGGCCGGTCGGCACGCGATCAGCAGAATCGGTATCGCGAGACAGATGAAACGCCAATCAAACCGATTGCGATTTCCTGTCTCATCGAGAGGAATTTGGCTTTGTCTTCTTCTGACAGGTTGCATTCGCGTCACGTTCACAGTCTCAACTCGCATGGTGCGTGATTCAGTCCGACGTCGCCGTCGAGCGCGACGACGCATAAGTGGCAATTCCGCCCCCAAGGGCATGCACCGTCGGATTCTCCACGAATGGCGAGGGAATGTAAACAATCACAAGCGAGTTTTGATATGTGAACATTGTGGACACACGAGCCGTGTGCGATCAGGAACTCTTTGGCTTATGGAATTGCCGATTGAACCTGCTCGAGAATTTGATTCTTGACCTCAGGATTCGTGACAATTCGACCGACCAATTCCTGAGGCCGATGAGCCAACTCGGGGCGGAGCTTCTTGGCTTGTCGCATCGCCGTTCCCGCGGATTCTTTTTCCCCGGCATCAGCTAGGGCAACTGAACGCAGCATTGGATCCCAAAAGCAATCAGGCAGCGTGAATTGCTCG
Protein-coding regions in this window:
- a CDS encoding cysteine hydrolase — protein: MNEAAENSIVYGSGRKADAAIPRPGVRLRKENVAVVVTDPQNDFLSPDGVSWSVVGENVTENNTVENIRQLFAAAKEMDVPLVISPHYYYPQDHRWHFEGALEKLMHDIHMFDRPAALDLTNFVGSGADWLKQYKPYINDGETIITSPHKVYGPESNDLVLQLRKRGITQVILAGMSANLCVESHLRELLEQGFEVAVVGDATAAAQIPGYDGYAAAITNFRFLASDVWSTTEAIDRLLNLSKPVEVCQTV
- a CDS encoding alpha/beta fold hydrolase encodes the protein MTSANLDASEPTIPQVYYRTVQVDGLEIFYREAGDKDAPTVLLLHGFPTSSHMFRNLIPRLADKYHVVAPDYPGFGYSSAPTVDQFEYTFDNLAKVIEEFTVKIELTTYAIYLMDYGAPVGFRLAVRHPERVTSLIIQNGNAYDEGLDNEFWVPIKAYWKNRTPVQGDKLRSFLTLDATKWQYTHGVRNVETISPDTWGHVQPFLDRPGNQEIQLALFYSYGSNPPLYPKWQAYLRRFQPPTLIVWGKNDEIFPAAGAYPYKRDLKNLQFHLLDTGHFALEEDGEKIARLMRAFLQNQSRK
- a CDS encoding nuclear transport factor 2 family protein, whose product is MSNLSPPFTEETALAKVRAAEDAWNSRDPQRVALAYSENSEWRNRGQFLQGRDAIREFLTTKWNHELDYRLTKSLWSFTENRIAVRFQYEYHNEAGQWFRAYGNELWEFDDNGLMRRREASINDRPIQESERKFDWPAPGPRPAEEPGIPAIQ
- a CDS encoding alpha/beta hydrolase, which translates into the protein MRLIFLLVSTTSAISAAPPVRHYDDPSAPEFEVLSPGESPPLNVYGNFVIGPKYIPAPERKAVAGVPQGTVQQFKIDSKETKIYNPGIARRKFGTVDPENPKTLIVDTHPIDYRRQITVYIPAQYQRDTPAPFMVVHDGPKGRPNMTLPRILDNLIAQKRIPPIILIQIANGGGDAQGHQRGKEYDNMSGLFAEYIETEVLPRVEKNCNVKLTKDPEGRAAMGSSSGGSAALIMAWFRPDLYRRVLTTSGTFVNQAWPFDPMYPDGAWGFHKTLIPKTPKKPIRIFISVGDRDLLNPNVMRDGMHDWVEANHRMAKVLKDKGYEYQYVFCRNSGHGIRNAKEQFLPHAIEWVWAGYGNKAIK
- a CDS encoding alpha/beta hydrolase; its protein translation is MIDLVKLSKQVKTQLLCGVVLLVVGAVNETFADEGSSKTMKPPLWTQKPPKSEGKLTVHRPSKPNGTAIVICPGGGYRGLVTGGEGHGIAKWLNRHGITGIVLEYELPKGRPFVPLRDVQRAIRLTRANASKWGLNTKRIGVIGFSAGGHLASTAGTHFDAGDPNSQEPIERESCRPDFMILVYPVISMSDKTHQGSKRNLLGRMPTDKMVRLFSNEMQVNKQTPPTYLAHALDDKVVVPDNSRLFHEALREHQVPTEYLKLPSGGHGLNGYRGPMWDAWQKGSIRWLKAQDLIP
- a CDS encoding neutral/alkaline non-lysosomal ceramidase N-terminal domain-containing protein, with the translated sequence MRVETVNVTRMQPVRRRQSQIPLDETGNRNRFDWRFICLAIPILLIACRPAVGGDVYDVGVSAVDITPTYPIRLNGFGNRREESEGVSQPIYAKALAIAEHSDSPSAKSPLVLVTLDSLGIRQSMRDRVAQELKKSHGVPAENLVITFTHSHCTPKVNGACDNIFSQAIPESHQKHIDRYTKELTNSITKAARQALDSMRPAHLERATGSAHFAKNRRTVGGPTDHDLPMLVVRDLKSGQPRAIYVSYACHCVTLSFNQISGDWAGYAAAMIERRFPDCVAMVSIGAGSDQNPISGVTGDNVQVAEGQGVEIATEVERLLSGKLTRISGPATAVYRRIKLPLNPPPTREELVAQTQKGRPTDRYNAQTQLQRLDRGESLLTEIDYPIQTWTFGDSFCMTFLAGEVCVDYAKRLKSEFDHDRFWLNTYSNDFCCYIPSERLLEEGGYGGGGEVPYFALPNTLKAGLEDQIVEEVHRQIPRSFSVAAGTRGIAPKSPEESLKTMQVAADLQVVLAAAEPAISDPVAIDFGPDGSLWVAEMNDYGRDVYENFQQQGRIRRLRDADGDGFFEVAKTFVDGLRFPTDVKVWREGVLICDAPDILYAQDTNGDGQADKVTQLFTGFEVRNAQARVNSLRLGLDNWVYGASGLFGGLITNPQTGKTVDCRNRDFRIKPDEGIIQPVNGRTQQGRCRNDWGDWFGCSNGTLLRPIPSDEKYQARNPLASPAAVPVVRIAEEAHQLLPPENLVRFALSGAPGRATSACGLGIYRDTLLGKEFLNDAFTCEPVHQSVHRIDFREGNPVFSGTRGESEEDREFLSSNDRWFRPVQARTGPDGALWVVDMYRFVIEHSRWIPQSTRDELDVYAGQGRGRIYRVLPRGTASTTDNTTKTASVLPDLQRLSTTELAKRLDSSNGTLRDLVHQKLLWQNATDAAASIREIIKNSEHPAAQLQALSVLKGLNQLTADDVLRGLGTSSPDVQRFAVELSEQFLDESAELRTAVVALADHKDMRLRRQVAFSLGAGHSPEFSAAIARLASGAESSTYVRSAALNSVSSKNIQQVLQAFTDLPTSNHDSASWKKLLELAVQFGDADTLHAVFTKHLPTVEPLPTKTAAELWITVLTATDRRSAQDHMPEELAKVEQIQKLFQNALATVRATNETSEKYEAAFKLLGRQFGSFSKSAVEASSISNRFSANKRASYLARFLSPRYPAKLQRDALTAVVATGAEDMPKLLMRAYASLGNDIRFAIIDTMLNQKNGPAVLVKALETGTVRADRFDANRREKLLSRIAVEQRSQAEKALGASGQSNRAEIVKEMLSSLKPGNVEHGRTKFRKHCASCHRLEDYGHAVGPNLQALTVRDPAWLLAAILDPNQQVDARYLSWTIATTDGRVTAGLLVDESSTSVRLRESGGKEHSIARDEIEVMQSSQKSLMPEGLERDLSSHDLSDVIAYLGSFQQPAKRLPGNQPQVVRPDDDGVLKLTATVAEIRGKDITFETDFSNIGYWHDQGDSAVWQIDLPKPGEYDVYLNFACVGSAAGNSFRVDGLPNPIVGKVASTGGWDRYRQPKIGRTTLTAGRHSIIMRAAEPVEQALFDLREIRLVPVGQAPRFAASDITETPLPRRAPEIAPFLLDETQSVERRQQAIDQRPGMGPAIIGILTADLDPKDMKEQYRRIPWIWRVSIAVAKRNDGGEIRDLLEISVPKAGHPLEDWQAVVIGGGLINGATQIGLWPDQRIDEILQGLPAVKAAWPEALDKAVKMAHDEQVRSGTRYDALRMIALLEPDDAIVELKKYLNSSRELQMGAVSGLADIDTDTATELLASALAHLEGRNRQLAIEALLRTDRRAKSLVTLISEKKLVLSNKEMLALRQHTLPSLKQRYKTMIEPIIGQP